The Hydrogenothermus marinus DNA segment AAAAAAGGATATAGAAGAAAAAGGAAGAAAAGATTTTGTTACTTATGTAGATAAAAAATCAGAAGAAAGAATTAGAAATTTTATTCTTTCTATATATCCCGATCATGCTTTCTTAGGTGAAGAAGATGGAGTAATAGGTAATAGAGAAAGTGATTTTTTATGGATAGTTGATCCATTAGATGGAACTAAAAATTATATAAATGGATTTGATATATTTGCAGTCTCTGTTGCACTTCAATATAAAAATGATATTATAGCAGGTAGTATTTATATTCCTATGCTTGATAAACTTTACTGGGCTGGAAAAGGACAAGGCGCATACTTAAATGGAACTAAAATAAAAGTTTCTAATAAAGAAAAAGAACTTGCTATTGTAGCTACAGGATTTCCATTTAGAAGAATTGAAGAAATTGATAAATATTTAAAAGCTTTTAGAGAAACAATGATTAGATTTTCAGCAGTTAGAAGACCGGGAGCAGCAGCCGTAGATTTAGCATACACTGCTGAAGGTGTATTTGATGGATTTTTTGAAATGAAACTTTCTATATGGGATATAGCAGCAGGTTTTATTTTAGTAAAAGAAGCAGGTGGAATATTTACCAATTTTGAAGGAAAAGAGATTTTAGATGGTAATGTAATAGCAGGTGGAGAAAAAATATATAAAGAATTAAAAGATATAATACAGCAAACTTTAGTTTAAAAAAAGAGGCTGGACTTTCCAGCCTAGAAAAAATTCTTCAACAACTTTGTTTTTCTTTTTTATTTATATATGTATCAAAATAATATTTACCTATATCACCATATAAATCTGAACCTGTTATTACGATAGATATTTTATTATTTTTTATGTTTTCTATATTTTCTTTAATTAAGTTTATAACCTTATTATAACCTTCACTAATGGAAACAAAAATATTTTCCTCAGATTTTAAATTTCCAATTATTAAAATGCTACTTTTAGCATTATGATCTATTTCTGTTTTTAGTTGAAACTCAAACTTTTGGCCTATTTCTATATCTTTTTTCTCAATTATAAATATTGGATTTGTAATAAATCTTGGTTTATCAAGTTTGATATTTTTTATATTATCTACCATCCATACTTCTACATTTGATTTTTTAAATCTTAATATAGTTTTATTCTCTTTTTCTATTATATTTTCTACTTTATCTCTTAAAATACCTCTTATTGAGGCAGAATAAGGTAAAACTTCATGAGAAACTGGTTCTTTTCCTACTTTTACAATAGAATTTAATAATTTCCAGTTTATAAAATTAAACTCTTCTTCATGACATTTTAAACCAAGATTTTCAGCAAAAAGTCTTATCTTTTTAATTTCTAAAGTCTCTTCTCTACTTCCTGGTAAAATTTCCTTTGAAAAGGATACAAGCTCTGGAATATATTCAAGTCCTTGTCTTTGTTTAAAAAGTCCATATATACATCCACAATAGTTTTGATGGTAAAGCTCTTTTTCTTTAGAAAGTTCATTCATTTTTTGCATTCCACCGCCTTTTCTAAAGTTTACAGCTAAAAACTCAAGGTTATATTTGTCAGCTATTCTTTCTCCAATCTCTTTTAAAACTTCAAAATCCTTTTTTGGACTCATCATTAAGACAGTGGTAAATTTATTAAAACCTTTTTCTTTTGCATAAACAGCAGATTTTTCAAGTCTAATATCATGGCATATACTACATCTTTCGCCTCTTTCTGGCTCATTTTCATAACCTTTTACTGCCTTAAACCAGTTTTCAATATCATAATCACCTTTTTCACAAGGTATTCCTAAATCATCACATACTCTTTTTGTTTCAATCCATCTAAGTTCATACTCTTCTTCTGGATGAATATTTGGATCATAAAAATATCCTTCAATATGGCTATTTGGAAAATCTTCTTTTAGCTTTCTTAAAGCCCATACTGCATCAACACCACAACATATATGAACAAGTATTTTTTCCATCTTTACTCCTCATTAATTGTTTTTGTTAATATTATAAAACAGTTATAATTCCCATCATAGAAAAATGTTTGACATTTTTATAACTATATTTTAATATAAAAATAATTTTATATAAGAGGTATAGAAAAATGAAAAAAGTTATTAAAATTGTTATTATTTTTATAATTTTTGCTGGTTTAGTAGCAGGTGGAATAACTCTTATAAAAAAAAGGAAACAACAACTTTTAAATGAAAAAACACCAGAAAGACCAATTTATATAGTAAGTGGTGTAATACCTAAAAAAGATAAAATAACAGAAAAAAAAGAATTTCTTGGATATATAAAACCTGTAAATACAGTAGATATAAAATCTAAAAAGCCAGTTTATATTAAGAAAATAAGGGTTGAAATAGGACAACCTGTAAAAAAAGGACAGCTTTTAGTTATTCTTGATGATAAAGATATAAAAACAAAAATTGAGAATCTAAAATTAGATTTAGAAAACTTAAATAATAAGCTTTCTGCATTAAAAACAAAAGAAAATGCTATTAATGAAGATTTAAAAGAAAAAGAAAGAATTTATAAAAGATATTTAAAGCTATATAAAAAAGATTTACTACCAAAAATTGAATTTGAAAAAAGTTATGTAACATATAAATCAGCACAAGCAAATTTAGAAGAGATAAAATCTAATATTAAACAGCTAAAAAATAATATAGAAAAAATCCAAGAAAATATAAATAATCTAAGAAATGAACTTACTTATTATAAAATTTACTCACCTACAGATGGCACTATTCAAAATATAATATTAAGAGAAGGAAATTTAGCTTCAACTATAAAACCAATTTTAAAAATTGAAAGTAAAACATATGAAGTTGATATAAATCTTCCTCAAGATTTTAAATTAAGTAAAAATACAAAAGCATATATTCAAACAGATAGTAAAAAAATATATCTAAAAATAGCTGGATTTTATCCATATGCAGAAAGAAATCTTAAAATTTTAAGAACCATATTAAATAAAAAACCTGCAAGTTTAACTTCAAATTCTAATATAAATGTTATTTTAGAAAAGACTGTAGAAGGCATAAAACTACCTGTTAATGCAGTTTTACATCTTACAGATGGTACTTATATTCTTGAATATAAAAATGGAAAATTTATAAAAGTTCCTGTTGTTATCAAAGGTGAAAATAAGGACTACGTAATTGTTGAAGGAAATATAGGAAATAATCCAGTAGCTATCGGTGATGAAAGTAAATTAAGACTTTTAGCTTCTGGTAGAAAAGCAAAATTAATAACTGGAGAAAGCAAAAATGAACTTTAATATAATTAATCTTGTATTAAAAAGACCTCATTTAATAATATCTTTAATTCTTGCCTTTATATTACTTGGAATTATAGGATTTTTTAATATAAAACAAAAACTTTTTCCTGATGCAAATAGACCAACAGTTGCAGTAGTTGTTGTTGAACCTGGTGCATCTGCTAAGGATATGGCAGAAAATATAGCTCTGCCCATAGAAAGAAGACTTTATACAATTGATAAAGTAAGAACAGTATCATCAACTTCTCTTGATGAATTTACAGTTATAAAAGCAGAATTTGAGTATGATAAAGACATAAATCAAGCAGTAGTGGATGTTCAAAATGAAGTAAATAAAATAAAATCAAAATTACCATCAGATATAAAAGAACCTCAGTATCATAAAATTACAGATGCAACACCACCTGTTTTAGTTTTAGCAGTATATCCAAAAAATAATAGTTTATCCCTTGCAGATGTTAGACAGATAGCAGAAAACCAAATAAAGGATCAGATTTTAAAATTAAAAGAAGTTGCAAATGTTGATGTTTTTGGAGGATATGAAAAAGAAGTATTTATTGAAATAGATAAAGATAAACTAAATAAGCTAAATATTCCTTCAAGCGTTGTTCTTGCAAAAATACAACAAACAAACTTAGATATTCCTATTGGATTTTTAATCTCTAAAAATAATCAGATTTTAGTAAAATCTATAAATAAGGCAAAAAATATAGAGCAATTAAAAAATATACAAATTACAAAAGATATAAAACTTTCAGATATAGCTAAGGTTAAGTATGACTATTATATTAATAAATCTTTCTTTATAGGAAATGGAAAACCAGCTATAGCATTAGCAGTACAAAGACAAGCAACAGGTGATACTTTAAAAGCTATTAGTCAAGTAAAAGCTTTAATTCCAAAATTAGAAAAGCAGTTTCCAAATCTTGGATTTGAAATAGCAGATACACAAGAAAAGATTATTAGACTTAGTAATATTAATATGCTTGAAGCTCTTAGAGATGCCATAATAATGGTTTCTATTGTTATTTTCTTCTTTTTAGCAAATATCAGGCAAATGATAATAGCAGCTATATCTATTCCTTTCGTTTATGCTATTACAATTGGTATTATGTGGATATTAGGACTTGAGTTTCATATAGTAAGTCTTACTGCAATAATCCTTGCTCTTGGTATGCTAGTAGATGATGCAATAGTTGTTCTTGAAAATATAGAAAGACATTTATATGAATTAAAAGAAGATATAAAAACTGCAGTAATAAATGGGACAAAAGAGGTAATATTTGCAGTTTTAGCAGGAACAATTGCAACAACTTCTGTTTTACTTCCATTATTATTTGTTGGCGATTATCCAGAAAAAATATTTAGACCTCTTGCATCAACTTTAATAATTGCTGTAATAGTATCTTATTTTGTTTCAATATTTTTTATTCCACTAATAGCTCCATTTTTATTGAAAAAAGATAATTCAGAAAAAAATATAATAGAAAAAATTACATATAAAATATCTGCCACTATTGTTGAGCCTTTGAAAAATTTATACTCTTCTATGGCCAAACTTGCAATGGAAAGAAAAATATTAAGGCCTTTATATTTTATACCATTAATACTTTTATTTGTATTAAGCTTAAAATTAATTATTCCTCTTGTAGGTAGAGAAATAATGCCTCCTATGGATACAGGAATTGTAAAGGCAACTATAAATCTTGATACAAACCTATCTGTTTATAAAGTTGAAGAAGCTGCAAAAAAAATAGCTGATATATTAAAAAATGATAAAAGAGTAGAAATGTTTTATATAGCATCAGGTTCTGAACCGGGAATACTCACAATTGGTTCAGGAAATCCAACTCAAACTTTATCATTGACTATCCATTATATAGATAGATTCCATAGAAAAGAAAGTATTTGGGATATTGAAGAAGAGTTAAGAAAAAAAATATGGGAAAATGTTCCTAATGTAAAATATGTTCAAGTTTTTGATTATGGTGCAACACCACTTTCTTCAATAAAAGGAAACCTTGATATAAGAATAAGTGGCGAAGATTTAAAAACCCTTGATAAACTTGGAAATAAAGTTCTTGATATTGCATATAACACAAAAGGAATAGTTTCTCTATCAAAAAGCTGGGATTATGACAAAATAATTTATAAATTAAAAATTGATTATAAAAGAGCATCTTTTTATGGCTTAACACCTTATCAAATAGCATCTCAAATAGGTAAAAAGATTAAAGGAAGCTTTGTTTCAATATTTAATGTACCAAATGAAAAAAGTTTATTTATAAGGGTAGTTTATCCTGATAAAAACAGAAGTTCTAAACTTGATTTAGCAAGTTATTACATTGATACTCCAAAAGGTAAAATACCTTTATTAGAAGTAGCTAAAATAGAAAAAGATGTTGAACCTTCCTTAATTACAAGACAAGATTTAGCCTATACAATAGATATTATCGGATATAGAGAGAAAGCAGCAATTACTCATATTGTAGAAAGCTTTGATAAAGCTTTAGAAAAATCAGGATTTCAAGTGCCAGCAGGATATACATTATCCCATGAAGGTGATATAAAACAGCTTAATGATAGTATGAAAAGAATGGTAAAAGCTATAGGATTAGGTATTTTACTTTTATTCTTAGCTCTTGTGCCAGCCTTTAGCTCATTTTTAGCTCCAATAGCAGTTATATTTGCTATACCTTTATCTGTGATAGGTGCCGCTTGGTCAATACTTGGTGCAGGATTTCACCAATCAATGCCAGGAATGATGGGGATAGTTTTACTTGCAGGTATAATTACTAAAAACTCAATTCTATTAATAGATTTTATACATCAAGCATTAAAAGAAGGAAAATCTTTAAAAGAGGCAGTTATTGGAAGTATAAAATTAAGAACAAGGCCAGTTTTAATGACTGCATTTGGTACTGCAGTTGGAATGATTCCTATTGCTTTAGGTTGGGCTTTAGGTCTTGAAAGACTTGCACCTCTTGGAACAGTTGCCATTGGTGGTCTTATTGTTGGTACATTTTTAACTTTAGTATATGTTCCTCTTTTATACTATATAATGGCAAGAAAAAAATAAGGTTTTAGAAGAGAAGGTGTTTGCCTTATCTTTATTTAAAATAAGATAATTTCTTTAAAATTTCTTTTTGTCGCTTTAAAATATATTTAAAAATAGTATCCTCTAATGTAGGAGAGATATTAATAAATTTAATACCTATTTTATAATTGCTTTTATCTATCTCTTTTATATAAACAACTTCACCTTTTACTTTAAAATCTTTATTAAAAATTTCTAAAATAAATTTATACTCTTTTCCTATTTCAAATAAGTCTGGTTTTTGTAATAAAATACCAACTCCACCTTCTGATATATCCCAAGCTTTTATTTTATAATCATCAAATTTAATATAGATAGGATCTTCTTCAGATGTTTGAACTCTTATATGATTTCTTTTTAGTTTTGGCTCTGCTGCAACTGTAGGAAATGTGGTTACCATTTCTTCTTTATTATAAATAATTACACCCATAACATAAATAGTTTCGTTATATTCAAAATAAAGTTCCTTAGTTTTTGAAAGTGCAAACAGAAGTTTTTCATTTAAAGACCAAATTATCTGTTCTTTATCAAAATCTATTTCATGGAGTTCTATTTTTACTTTTATTGGGACTTCTTCATAAAAAGCATAAACATCTATAACCTTTTTTTCTTGTATCCAATCTATTACATTCATTAACATATCCTATTATAATTATTTTATGGAAAATATTATAAAATATTTACAGCTTTATTTCACAAAAGGACTTGGACATAAAACAATTAAGTCCTTAATAGATATTTTCGGAAATATTGAAAATTTATATAATTCTTCTTTTGAGGAAATTTCTAATAGATTTAGTCCTAAAATTGCAGAGCTTGTTTTGGAAGAAAGCCTAAAATATAAAAAACTTGCAGAAAAACAGCTTTTTTTAGCAGAAAAATTTAAGGTTTCTATTTTATGTTATGAAGATAAAAATTATCCTGAAAACCTAAAAAATATCCCAGATCCTCCACCTGTTTTATTTATAAAAGGTAAATTACCTAATAATTACTCTATCTCAATAGTTGGTACAAGAAAACCTACCTACTATGGAAAGAAAATTACAGAGCTAATTACTAAAAACTTAGTAAAATCAGATATATGCATAGTATCAGGCGGTGCTTATGGAATAGATAGTATTGCCCATAAAACAGCATTAAAAGAAAATGGAAAAACAGTAGCAGTTTTAGGTTCAAGTTTTGATTTTTTATATCCACCATCTCACAAAAAATTATTTGATGAAATTTCTGAAAATGGAGCAGTTATCTCAGAGTTTCCTTTTGGTACAAAAGCATCAAAATATACATTTCCTCAAAGAAATAGAATTGTAGCAGGTTTGTCTGAAGCTACAGTTGTAATAGAAGCTCCAGAAAAATCAGGTTCTTTAATTACTGCAAGATTTGCAAATGATTATGGAAAAACTGTTTTTGCGGTACCATCTAATATTGATAATAAAAATGGTAAAGGCTGTAATATTTTAATAAAAGATGGAGCAACTCCAATAATTGATGAAAATACTATTTTAGAAGAAATAGGATATTTAACTTCTTTTGAGAAAGATATACAACTAAATGACATTGAAAAAGATATTTTAAATTTAATCCAAACTCAGATTCATATTGATGAATTATCTGAAAAAATAGATATAAAATTAGATGAATTAACAGTTTTGCTATTTGAGATGGAAATGAAAGGTTTAATAAAGAATGAAAATGGGTTAGTAACTAAGCTAACCCTTTAACCTTGAAATATATCTTTATTTTTTGGAATATCTTCCTCTTTTACATCTAATAAAGAAACCTTAGCTCTACCTTGCTCATCAACATCTATTACTTTAACTTTAAGAACATCACCTACAGATATTTTATCCTTAGCAGATTTTAATCTCTCTCCTGTTATCTGAGAAACATGTAATAAGCTTAATCTACCAGGAAGAAGTTCTACAAATGCACCATAATCTTCTACTCTTGTTACTTTTCCTAAGAAAACGTCTCCTTTCTCAATATCCATTACAAGCTCATCTATCATAGCTGCAGCTTTATCTGCAGCTTCTTTATTAACTGCATATATTTTAACTAAACCGTCAGGTTCAATATCTATTTTTACACCTGTTTCATCAATTATCTTCTTGATATTCTTACCAGAAGGGCCTATAATTAAAGGTACTTTATCTGGTAAAACTCTTAATTTAACAACAGTTGGAGCATATTTAGAAACTTCTTCTCTTGGTTTTGGTATAGCATCATACATTAAATCAAGTATATAAAGTCTTGCTTCTCTTGCTCTTTCAAGTGCTTCCTGTAATATTTCCTTAGTTAATCCTTTTATTTTTATATCCATCTGTATAGCAGTAACACCATCTCTTGTCCCTGCTACTTTAAAGTCCATATCTCCAAGATGATCTTCGTCTCCAAGTATATCTGTAAGAATTATATACTCATCTTCATTTTTTAGAAGTCCCATAGCAATGCCAGCTACATGTTTTTTCATAGGAACTCCAGCATCAAATAAAGAAAGAGAACCTACACAAACAGAAGCCATCGAAGTTGATCCATTAGATTCTAATATTTCAGAAACAACTCTTATTACATAAGGAAATTCTTCTTCAGAAGGAATTAAAGGTTCTAAGGCTCTTTCTGCTAATGCTCCATGTCCTATCTCTCTTCTTGAAGGTGCTCTTGGAGGTCTTGCTTCTCCAACACTAAAAGGAGGAAAATTATAATGAAGCATAAATCTTTTCTTTTCTTCACCTTCTTCTATGCTCTCTTCTATCTGTTCTTCACCAGGTGCTCCTAAGGTTACAACTCCAAGGGCTTGAGTTTGACCTCTTGTAAATATTGCTGAACCATGAGGTCTTGGTAAAGGATGTACCTTTATCCAAATTGGCCTTATCTCATCAGGTTTTCTTCCATCTATTCTAATTTTTTCTTTGAAAACCTGTTCTCTCATAACTTCAGAAACAAACTCTTTGAAAACAAATCCAGCTTTTGTCTGAAGTTCCTCTGGAATTTCTAAATCTTCTATTACTTTATTAAATATTTCATCTATTGTTCTATTTCTTTGTTTTTTATCTTCTATTTTAAAGGCATTAAGTATTTCTTCTTTATAGTTTACAAGTTTATTTTTTAAATCTTCTTCAAATTCATCTTTTTCAACAACTATTTTTTCTTTTCCTACTTTTGAAGCAAGTTCAAGTTGAAAATCAATAAGTTTTTTAATATATTCATGGCCAAACATAATTGCATCTAAAATTATTTCTTCAGGTACTTCTTCGCTTCCACCTTCTACCATTACAATAGCATCTTTACTACCGGCAACTACTATATCTAAATCTGATTTTTCTCTTTCCTCATAAGTTGGATTTATTACAAATTTTCCATCAACTCTTCCAACTCTAACTCCTGCAATAGGTCCTTCAAAAGGTGCTTCAGATATTGTTAAAGCTGCAGATGCTCCTAATATAGCTAATACATCTGGATCATGTTTATCATCTGCAGATAAAGTCATAGCTGTAATAATAATATCGTTATGGAAACCTTTTGGGAATAATGGTCTAATAGGTCTATCTATTAATCTTGATACAAGAATCTCTCTATTAGATGGTTTACCTTCTCTTTTTACAAATCCACCAGGAATTTTTCCATAAGCATATGTTTTTTCTCTATATTCAACAGTAAGTGGAAGAAAATCTATATCTGGCTGTGCTTCTGGCGAAACAACAACAGCAACAAATACTTCTGTTCCTCCCTGTTTAACTATAACTGCTCCACTGGATTGTCTTGCAAAATAACCAGTTTCTATAGTTATAACAGAGTCATCTATTTTTTCAGAAACAGTGTAAGCAGTATAGTTTGCATTATCCATTATTTACTCCCAGCACTTTGTCTTAATCCAAGTTCCTCAACAATTTTGTTGTATCTTTCTTCATCTACTCTTTGTAAGTATTTTAATAATTTTCTTCTTTTGTTAACCATTCCAATAAGACCCCTTCTTGAGTGAAGATCTTTTTTATTCTGTTTAATGTGTTCTGTTAAGTTTTTAATTCTTTCTGTTAATATAGCAATCTGAACTTCTGGAGAACCTGTATCACCTTCATGTCTTGCATATTTTTTTATAATCTCAGCTTTCTTTTCTTGAGTAATGGACATCAAAAACCTCCTAAATTTTATATAAACTTTCAAGTTTAATATTATATCACTAAATAGATTTAGGTGTAAAATCTATTAGGCTGTAAATTTAGTTTTTATTTTTATTAATTTTCCTTTTCTTTTTATATATATAAATTCTCCTTTCTTTAAGAAAGTTAATGCCAACTTCAAATCATATATATTTTTTATTTTCATATCTGAAACTTGAACAATTATATCTTCTTTTTTTAATCCTAATTTCTCTGCAAGAGAGTTTTTTAAAACTTTCTTAATTATAACTTTTCCATCTTTTTCTTCTATAAATACTCCTAATTTTGGACTTTTCTTATATCTTATTTTATCCATATAAATTATATAATCTGCTATATTTTTTCTTATTTCGTCATTGTTTAATATTACAACTCCATTTAATTCTGTTCTTCTTTTAACTCTATCTGGTATTCCATATCTATATCTTAAATGACCATTTCCTGCAAGGATTATAAGTTTATAATCTGGTTTTTGTTTTATAAAGCTTGCTATAGTTTCTGCCATTGTCTCATCCCATAAAATCTGATTTTCATAAAAATATATAAAATTGCCTTTATTTTTTGAATGCATACTATAAATTATTTTAAGAAATTCTCTATACTCTTTATTTGAAAAATCTAAGTTTTTAGGAATATATTTTTTATACTTTTCAGATAAACAACCTAATCCACATTTTCTTACTTTTTCTGTTATTTCTACAGGAAGATTTAAAGCTATAATTTTTATTTTATTTTTTCTTGCAAAATCAAAAATAGGTTTATAAAGTCTATAATCATATCCCCATCTTTTGTAATACTCTATTTTTGACAAAAATTGTTTTTCAGAAATTTTTCCATCTATGTAATTATCAACTACCTGTTGGAAAGGTTTTTGAATCATTTCCATTCCAATTACTATTCTTTTATATTTCTTATAA contains these protein-coding regions:
- a CDS encoding inositol monophosphatase family protein, with the protein product MDIENYIQTCKEAATIGGQILKEHFKHIQKKDIEEKGRKDFVTYVDKKSEERIRNFILSIYPDHAFLGEEDGVIGNRESDFLWIVDPLDGTKNYINGFDIFAVSVALQYKNDIIAGSIYIPMLDKLYWAGKGQGAYLNGTKIKVSNKEKELAIVATGFPFRRIEEIDKYLKAFRETMIRFSAVRRPGAAAVDLAYTAEGVFDGFFEMKLSIWDIAAGFILVKEAGGIFTNFEGKEILDGNVIAGGEKIYKELKDIIQQTLV
- a CDS encoding epoxyqueuosine reductase QueH, encoding MEKILVHICCGVDAVWALRKLKEDFPNSHIEGYFYDPNIHPEEEYELRWIETKRVCDDLGIPCEKGDYDIENWFKAVKGYENEPERGERCSICHDIRLEKSAVYAKEKGFNKFTTVLMMSPKKDFEVLKEIGERIADKYNLEFLAVNFRKGGGMQKMNELSKEKELYHQNYCGCIYGLFKQRQGLEYIPELVSFSKEILPGSREETLEIKKIRLFAENLGLKCHEEEFNFINWKLLNSIVKVGKEPVSHEVLPYSASIRGILRDKVENIIEKENKTILRFKKSNVEVWMVDNIKNIKLDKPRFITNPIFIIEKKDIEIGQKFEFQLKTEIDHNAKSSILIIGNLKSEENIFVSISEGYNKVINLIKENIENIKNNKISIVITGSDLYGDIGKYYFDTYINKKEKQSC
- a CDS encoding efflux RND transporter periplasmic adaptor subunit, yielding MKKVIKIVIIFIIFAGLVAGGITLIKKRKQQLLNEKTPERPIYIVSGVIPKKDKITEKKEFLGYIKPVNTVDIKSKKPVYIKKIRVEIGQPVKKGQLLVILDDKDIKTKIENLKLDLENLNNKLSALKTKENAINEDLKEKERIYKRYLKLYKKDLLPKIEFEKSYVTYKSAQANLEEIKSNIKQLKNNIEKIQENINNLRNELTYYKIYSPTDGTIQNIILREGNLASTIKPILKIESKTYEVDINLPQDFKLSKNTKAYIQTDSKKIYLKIAGFYPYAERNLKILRTILNKKPASLTSNSNINVILEKTVEGIKLPVNAVLHLTDGTYILEYKNGKFIKVPVVIKGENKDYVIVEGNIGNNPVAIGDESKLRLLASGRKAKLITGESKNEL
- a CDS encoding efflux RND transporter permease subunit, yielding MNFNIINLVLKRPHLIISLILAFILLGIIGFFNIKQKLFPDANRPTVAVVVVEPGASAKDMAENIALPIERRLYTIDKVRTVSSTSLDEFTVIKAEFEYDKDINQAVVDVQNEVNKIKSKLPSDIKEPQYHKITDATPPVLVLAVYPKNNSLSLADVRQIAENQIKDQILKLKEVANVDVFGGYEKEVFIEIDKDKLNKLNIPSSVVLAKIQQTNLDIPIGFLISKNNQILVKSINKAKNIEQLKNIQITKDIKLSDIAKVKYDYYINKSFFIGNGKPAIALAVQRQATGDTLKAISQVKALIPKLEKQFPNLGFEIADTQEKIIRLSNINMLEALRDAIIMVSIVIFFFLANIRQMIIAAISIPFVYAITIGIMWILGLEFHIVSLTAIILALGMLVDDAIVVLENIERHLYELKEDIKTAVINGTKEVIFAVLAGTIATTSVLLPLLFVGDYPEKIFRPLASTLIIAVIVSYFVSIFFIPLIAPFLLKKDNSEKNIIEKITYKISATIVEPLKNLYSSMAKLAMERKILRPLYFIPLILLFVLSLKLIIPLVGREIMPPMDTGIVKATINLDTNLSVYKVEEAAKKIADILKNDKRVEMFYIASGSEPGILTIGSGNPTQTLSLTIHYIDRFHRKESIWDIEEELRKKIWENVPNVKYVQVFDYGATPLSSIKGNLDIRISGEDLKTLDKLGNKVLDIAYNTKGIVSLSKSWDYDKIIYKLKIDYKRASFYGLTPYQIASQIGKKIKGSFVSIFNVPNEKSLFIRVVYPDKNRSSKLDLASYYIDTPKGKIPLLEVAKIEKDVEPSLITRQDLAYTIDIIGYREKAAITHIVESFDKALEKSGFQVPAGYTLSHEGDIKQLNDSMKRMVKAIGLGILLLFLALVPAFSSFLAPIAVIFAIPLSVIGAAWSILGAGFHQSMPGMMGIVLLAGIITKNSILLIDFIHQALKEGKSLKEAVIGSIKLRTRPVLMTAFGTAVGMIPIALGWALGLERLAPLGTVAIGGLIVGTFLTLVYVPLLYYIMARKK
- a CDS encoding flagellar brake protein, with the protein product MNVIDWIQEKKVIDVYAFYEEVPIKVKIELHEIDFDKEQIIWSLNEKLLFALSKTKELYFEYNETIYVMGVIIYNKEEMVTTFPTVAAEPKLKRNHIRVQTSEEDPIYIKFDDYKIKAWDISEGGVGILLQKPDLFEIGKEYKFILEIFNKDFKVKGEVVYIKEIDKSNYKIGIKFINISPTLEDTIFKYILKRQKEILKKLSYFK
- the dprA gene encoding DNA-processing protein DprA; translated protein: MENIIKYLQLYFTKGLGHKTIKSLIDIFGNIENLYNSSFEEISNRFSPKIAELVLEESLKYKKLAEKQLFLAEKFKVSILCYEDKNYPENLKNIPDPPPVLFIKGKLPNNYSISIVGTRKPTYYGKKITELITKNLVKSDICIVSGGAYGIDSIAHKTALKENGKTVAVLGSSFDFLYPPSHKKLFDEISENGAVISEFPFGTKASKYTFPQRNRIVAGLSEATVVIEAPEKSGSLITARFANDYGKTVFAVPSNIDNKNGKGCNILIKDGATPIIDENTILEEIGYLTSFEKDIQLNDIEKDILNLIQTQIHIDELSEKIDIKLDELTVLLFEMEMKGLIKNENGLVTKLTL
- a CDS encoding polyribonucleotide nucleotidyltransferase encodes the protein MDNANYTAYTVSEKIDDSVITIETGYFARQSSGAVIVKQGGTEVFVAVVVSPEAQPDIDFLPLTVEYREKTYAYGKIPGGFVKREGKPSNREILVSRLIDRPIRPLFPKGFHNDIIITAMTLSADDKHDPDVLAILGASAALTISEAPFEGPIAGVRVGRVDGKFVINPTYEEREKSDLDIVVAGSKDAIVMVEGGSEEVPEEIILDAIMFGHEYIKKLIDFQLELASKVGKEKIVVEKDEFEEDLKNKLVNYKEEILNAFKIEDKKQRNRTIDEIFNKVIEDLEIPEELQTKAGFVFKEFVSEVMREQVFKEKIRIDGRKPDEIRPIWIKVHPLPRPHGSAIFTRGQTQALGVVTLGAPGEEQIEESIEEGEEKKRFMLHYNFPPFSVGEARPPRAPSRREIGHGALAERALEPLIPSEEEFPYVIRVVSEILESNGSTSMASVCVGSLSLFDAGVPMKKHVAGIAMGLLKNEDEYIILTDILGDEDHLGDMDFKVAGTRDGVTAIQMDIKIKGLTKEILQEALERAREARLYILDLMYDAIPKPREEVSKYAPTVVKLRVLPDKVPLIIGPSGKNIKKIIDETGVKIDIEPDGLVKIYAVNKEAADKAAAMIDELVMDIEKGDVFLGKVTRVEDYGAFVELLPGRLSLLHVSQITGERLKSAKDKISVGDVLKVKVIDVDEQGRAKVSLLDVKEEDIPKNKDIFQG
- the rpsO gene encoding 30S ribosomal protein S15 — encoded protein: MSITQEKKAEIIKKYARHEGDTGSPEVQIAILTERIKNLTEHIKQNKKDLHSRRGLIGMVNKRRKLLKYLQRVDEERYNKIVEELGLRQSAGSK